From the genome of Rhinoderma darwinii isolate aRhiDar2 chromosome 1, aRhiDar2.hap1, whole genome shotgun sequence:
GAATCTTATACTTCTTCCGCACTTTACCAATAGATGTCCCTGCCCCTTATTTAAAAGACCTTCAAAAGCTTATATTGTCCTTCGTTTGGGGTCCAAAACGATGTAGAGTCCCACAAAGTACTATGTATGCTCCTAAAGTATCTGGGTGTTTAGGCTTACCGAACCTCACTAAATACTACTATGCGGCTTGTCTGACACCTTTAGTCTTACTCCACAGTATAGGTAAACAACTGCGTTGGATTTCTATAGAACAGACTGCTACTCCTGATGTTCCTGTAGACCAGTTATGGCTGAAGCCCAAGCACAGACCACCTGTGTTATGTCCACTCCTCTCTTCTTCCTTGGCGCTGTGGAATAAATTGAGTCATAGGTTCCGGCTCTGTTCTGTGCATACACCTGCAGCTAGATTATTTGCTAATACTATTTTTACTCCTGGAATGCAACCGTCAGCATTTCAATGGTGGCTGGATAAAAATCTATACTGAATAGACAATTTTGTGATAGACTAGGCGTAAAACCCTGTAATTTTAACCAGTCCATCCACCACATGCCGGACTCTGAGATTTTTTGTTTTCACCAGATTCATCATTTTATgtcctcatttaaacctgcttcgGTTCTGCAGAATACTTCAGTATTTGAGAATTTATGTTTGAATAATTCTAGTGGTCATCATATATTGTCTAACATTTATTAATTTTTGGTTTCTCCGTCGGACAAGCTGTCATATATGTCTATGTGAGAGAGGGACTTACACATATCCTTTACTATTAGGGACTGGCAAGATATAAGCAGACCGCATCACTGGTTGAAGCCAATTATAAAGAATAACCGCCTTGtgttcccataataagtcttttattctagggaaaaatggaaaacattaaaaaaagtacacatatgtggtatcaccgcatctgtaacgacccgaactataaaaatatcatgctattttacccgcacggtaaacacagtaaaaaaaatcaaataaaaaaacaattccagaattgctgttttttggtcactacccctcccaaaacagaattaaaaaagtgatcaaaagttgcaTGTCCACCAAAAttctaccattaaaaactacagcccgtcctgcaaaaaacatgcactcccacagctttttttatggaaaaatatgaaaaatcagaatatggcgacacaaaaaataaattatttgaaacaaaagtgattttattgcgcagacgctgcaaaacataaaaaaaactatatacatatgatatcgccataatcgtatcgacccgcagaataaagtaaaattgtcatttatagtgcacggtgaacgcagtaaaaaataaaaacattatcagaattgctggtttttggaaaaaaaatcacacgtaccccaaaatggtaccaataaaaacgacagattgtaccacaacaaataagccctcacacagctctggtggagaaaaaataaaaacgttctggctctcagaatatggcaatgcaaagtgtgaagtgttccaaaagtggataagagtgGGAATCATTTATCAGTTAGACACTGGCCTCCtatatatgaattattatttatttaacgcaTTAATatacctcttattatgccctgatatactccgcacagcttacatatcaatgggaattttttggttagaacctaaccttaaatgtgagatttatttcactttttagcaatttaagatagtgatacaaatgtatccataaagttcgttcactagtgcttgcgcactttacattgacatatgtaataaattcggataggacaaggatgagatgagatttaaatggttaataccatcacattctagtatttatattttattttagaattttcctggtttttatttatttttatatttttatatatttttaaaaaaatattatatttaaatattttagttccaagttgggaccggtaccCTCTTTGTCACAAAGTGTGTGCCAGGAACTGATGCAACATAAGCAGCTGCTCTATGAGATCCTCTATGTGAAtctctgtgtattacagctactgctgctatagaTTTCTCTGTGTATTCcagctactgctgctatagaTTTCTCTGTGTATTCCAGCAGTAGCTGCAggtgctcacttcacccctagatcAATGCCCTGAGGGGTTTAGTTCCCAGAAAGGGGTTACGTCTAAGCGATTTCTacagtactggtacctcagggactgcaaatgcgacatggcgctcaaAAACCaataaagcaaaatctgcatgccaagtagcactcctgccattctgagctctgcggtgtgtccaaacagcagtttatgaccacatatggggtgttgccgtactcaggagaaattgctttacaagttttggggtgctttttctcctttattccttgtgaaaattaaaaaaattaaacattttagtggaaaaaatagagtttaattttcacagccgaattccaataaattcagcagtaaaacagtggggtcaaaatgcccactataccgctagataaattccttcaggtgtgtagattcccaaatggggtcacttttgcggggcttgcactgttttggccccttaggggctttgcaaatgtgacatggcgcccaaaccattccagcaaaatctgcgcacaaaaatccaaatggcactccttcccttccgagccctgccggGAGTCCATACAGCAAATtattaccacgtatggggtatttccataatcgggagaaattgctttacaaatgtttgggtgctttttcacctttatttcttgtaaaaattacaaatgtctacgttttttcagagaaaaagtagattttcatttttacagactaattccaataaatttagcagaaaacctgtggggtcaaaatgctaactatacccctagatacatttcttgaggggtgtagtctccaaaatggggtcacttttggggggggtttccactgttttggcacaagacctcttcgaacctgacatggtgcctaaaatatattctaaaaaaaaaggaggccccaaaatccactaggtgctgctttgcttctgaggcctgtgcttcagtccagtaggacacaagggccatatgtgggatatttctaaaaactgcagaatctgggcaataaatattgagttgcatttctctgataaaaccttctgtattacagaattttttttattacaaatgaattttggcaaaacaaaatgaaaattgtaaatttcacctctactttactttaattcctgtgaaacgcctaagaaggttaagaaactttctgaatgcggttttgaatacttttaggggtgcagtttttaaaatggggtgatttatggagaatttctaatatagaaggccctcaaaaccacttcagaactgaactggtctctgaaaaaatagcgttttgaaattttcttgaaaatgtgagaaattgctgctaaaattataagccttgtaaagtcctagaaaaataaaaggacttttaaaaaactatgccaacataaggtagacatatggcaaatgttaactagtaactattttgtgtgattatactatctgtcttacaagcaaatacatataaatttagaaaaaataaaattttggcaaattttatctgaattttggtgtttttcacaaatacacaCTGAATAtagcgaccaaattttaccactaacataaagtacaatgtgtcatgagaaaacaatctcagaatcacttggatacataaaagcattctaaagttattaaccACAGAAAATGAcacttcagatttgaaaaaattgtctgtgtccttaaggggttaagcatccccTTGAAAAGTGTTCAGACAAGGTGTTTCACTTCACatcaaattttttattattattcattattattattatcatccattattattattatcctttACTTCTAAGtattaccatatatatatatatatatatatatatatatatatatattttttatctggatgcttttatttatttattaattgtcACATTCATGTAAATCTTCCACAACATATCTTGTAATGGTCCACATATTCATTCTTTGTTACTGCCTCTAGTAATGATCTTATCCTCCACATTTTCTCGATTCCGCTTATTTTATTCCTTAGTTCCGTATCCCTCACCAACGTTTCCCTTGGACTTGATCTTTTGCTTTTTTAGTTTGTCCCTCCTCTCTTGCCATAGTTTCTTCTCTTACCGAAGCCTCCATGACAACAGGGACGCTCTAGTTGCCTCAGCGCTTTTCATTGATCTGAGACTCACCTCAGTAACGGACCTTTTGTTTCCCCAATccattttccccttttttttttattactctctACCCACATCTAAGTCTTGTTTTGCTCCGCTCATCGATGCTGTTGTTCACCGCTCGCTGACTTGTGTTCTCATTTTCCGGCACAACATCTTATCATGTGTACAAATATGAATTATATTTATATAGCTATttcttttgattttcattttatcCCTGCTTTAtgtatctatctttatgtatatTGATTTTGTGTTATATTGTGACTTCCTTTTGCGAGACTAAATGAACACAATTTCCCTTATCTCCTGTCAAACTGCCCTCTGACGTCAGAGAGCCGTTACTCTTCTGGGGTATTTTTTAAACAGTTGATACAATTTGACAACATTACATAAGTTGTGCTCACATGTCTAGTATGTtcaatggcctgaggaagacactagtgCAGTGTTGAAACGCATAGCCATATCAAGTCCTAATAAAGCTCTTATCTACTTTGTCAATACCGTGGATCTGGTTTGGTGTTAGCAGCACTATTTATGGTTTATTTTGCTCGTATTATTATTctcccctgtgtggcttttctgatGTTCCCTAAGTTTGcctttagtaataaaacatttcccacatgctgaacatgaatatggtttctcccctgtgtgaatcctCTTATGtacaacaagacttgatttatctgtaaaacatttcccacattctgaacatgaatatggcttctcccctgtgtgaattctctcatgtgtaacaagatttgatttatttgtaaaacatttctcacaatctgaacatgaatacggcttttcccctgtgtgaattctcttatgtATAGCAAGATATGATTTTCgtgcaaaacattttccacattctgaacatgaatacggcttctctcctgtgtgacttctctcatgtgtaacaagacttgatttttgtgtaaaaaatttcccacattctgaacatgaataaagCTTCTCTCCtttgtgacttctctgatgtttaacaatatatgatttatctgtaaagcactttccacattctgaacatgaatatggcttttctcctgtgtgacttctctcatgtatagcaAGATGTGATTTTCGGGCaaaacatttctcacattctgaacatgaatacggcttctctcctgtgtgaattcttcccTTTGTAAAACGACCTGAGATTTTTGTGGACTGTTTACCATATTgaaagcttttaccccctttctgagctgtacttgtgataacaatctgtgattggtcagtagaaGGTTCCTCGTGATTAGGGGAATTATATGAtcgatctgtactgtgaagtcctggatgtacattaagggtaatgaggttttctTCTGAAGAATGCTgcatgatatcttcatcttctactttataatttattGATAACATGATGTTTCCCTCAGATTTCTTACTGGAGTTTTCTGTTAGAATTAGGATGAATTTCATTATCTTTTTTAAAACCACAAAGTagacaaatttataacattcatAGTAAGCTGAAAACACACAAATGCAGTTTTGATTcagttattttttaattaaagccGGAAGTGGATCCTGCAGGAATATGTAATTCCCAggctttggcaaaaaaaataaacaaaaaccaaGAACTGTCAAAAAAActacatgtgtgattccagccttaaatAACTTTGATgaacaatataaaatatatcactGAAAAAGTCTGGGTTTCTGGTCAATACCTAGTCACCACTTTTATTACATAAACCTTGACTTAATAACACAAAAACATGTCAGCACAAGCTTACCTGGCAATCAAGCCTGTCCTCTACCAAAACATTTGGTCCTTCAATACCAATTGGTATTCACTATAATACAACAAAGCGACCCTCCCGTCCCGGGACATTTTTAATATGATAGTGTTTATGGAGTAACATTACCTGGTGCCcttcagttgtgcccctctgacGAGGATTtgccgttttagggtcccctctgtactGTCCCAAAATGGCTTCTGAAACTACGAATCTGAGAccctcccactgttctcggattggccagagctgctcatgtgagcagttccgtccaatccgtgaacagaggaAGTGTCTTAGACTCTGAGAAGTGCTatggccattttgagacaacaaaGAGGGGACTCTAAAATGGCAGATCAACGGCAGAGGGTCACACCTGAAGGGCACTAGACaatatattactccatataccctatcacatttataattttgtcctgatcCCAGAGGGTCGCTTTAATAATTGTACTGACAATCTAACCTTAGCCATTGACTACATTTAACAAGATAATGTTCCATAAGACAAAGCACACATCTCAGGCTGAATTCATGGACATGACAATAAGGTCTGTATATCTTAATGTCtgagcagtcaccagatctcaatttTATAGAACACATTTAGTGAAAAATGTAGTGAAATAGAGTGAGGTTATCAATCAGAATCTGTAATAAAGGTTTCCAGTAAATTGTTGAATTCATTCCACTAAGGCCTGCTTCACACGGCCGTGTTCGGACCGTATGTCGGTCATATTTCCTGGACCAAACACCATTCAGGTAGCCGGActtctagaatcatagttatctaCAATGCTAGGTGTTCCTGCCACCCtgcaggaatactgtcccatactgcaaTCCTGTTTTTAGTATAGTAGTCCCGCCGAGAGGCATTGACTTAAAGCatcatggatgactatgatgctaggagtctggctCTCTAAACTGTGTTTGGTATGTGAAATACGGCCAACATACGGTCCGAATAATAATAATCATGGATCTGAAATATTACCCcgaatatttttaaaaaacacattgttaggggagattcacacgagcgttgcgtttttgcgcgcgcaaacaacgcggcgttttgcgagcgcaaaaaccatttgacagctgcgtgtgtcatgcgtgtctgatgcgcggctgcgtgattttcgcgcagccggcatcatagagatgaggcttgtcgacgcccgtcactgtccaaggtgctgaaagagctaactctttcagcaaccttgacagtgaatgccgaacacaacagcgaaaaacctgttaaaaaaaaagataaagttcctacttaccga
Proteins encoded in this window:
- the LOC142666282 gene encoding uncharacterized protein LOC142666282 → MDKDRNEMSRRILNFTLEIIYLLSGEEYTMVKKTLGDCTTPIIHESGGWSSSQSSITEPPPHSRIHEKKILDLIYKMAELLTREVPIRCQDVTVYFSMEEWEYLEGHKDLYEEVMMENYRPHTSQDGSSRRNPPERCPSPLYSQDCPEENHDVPENHQGEDLTNIKVEDEEEERVRCDQPCKSEVEEEISGGVTTENSSKKSEGNIMLSINYKVEDEDIMQHSSEENLITLNVHPGLHSTDRSYNSPNHEEPSTDQSQIVITSTAQKGGKSFQYGKQSTKISGRFTKGRIHTGEKPYSCSECEKCFARKSHLAIHERSHTGEKPYSCSECGKCFTDKSYIVKHQRSHKGEKLYSCSECGKFFTQKSSLVTHERSHTGEKPYSCSECGKCFARKSYLAIHKRIHTGEKPYSCSDCEKCFTNKSNLVTHERIHTGEKPYSCSECGKCFTDKSSLVVHKRIHTGEKPYSCSACGKCFITKGKLREHQKSHTGENNNTSKINHK